From one Lysinibacillus sp. G4S2 genomic stretch:
- a CDS encoding iron-sulfur cluster assembly accessory protein encodes MTSKQVIEVTEAAIFHINEMMEHNEEQGSFLRVVVNGGGCSGLSYGMHFDKEKKEDDFEDVQHGLTILVSREDAPIIMGTKIDYKQSLMGGGFTIDNPNAIASCGCGTSFKTAKREGTPEVCD; translated from the coding sequence ATGACAAGTAAGCAAGTAATTGAAGTTACTGAAGCTGCCATCTTTCACATTAATGAAATGATGGAGCACAATGAAGAGCAAGGATCCTTTTTACGAGTAGTTGTTAATGGAGGCGGATGCAGCGGCCTATCGTATGGCATGCATTTTGATAAAGAGAAAAAAGAAGATGATTTTGAAGATGTACAACATGGTTTAACAATTCTTGTTTCCCGTGAAGATGCGCCGATTATAATGGGGACAAAAATTGACTATAAACAATCGCTAATGGGCGGTGGCTTCACCATCGACAATCCAAATGCAATCGCATCATGCGGCTGTGGCACGTCTTTCAAAACAGCAAAACGTGAAGGTA
- a CDS encoding DUF2225 domain-containing protein has translation MEISPYYEKKIQCHNCKKEFPTLKVRSKFIKVDHTETDFHPIYADGVNALYYNVFVCEHCGFSFTEDFTQYFAPGTQEEIHTQITEKWIHHDFKGERTVFQAIQAYKLAFLCGTIKKEKFVAIAGLTLRLAWLYRSLKNEGQEQRFMTMARDYYMDSYSTEDYSSTQMSDVRIMYMIAELSRRIGDLENATRFFSKVIEKQSIGGEAKIIEMAKEQWAIIREEKEHAHQ, from the coding sequence ATGGAGATTTCACCTTATTACGAAAAAAAAATTCAATGTCATAATTGCAAAAAAGAATTTCCAACATTAAAAGTACGCTCTAAATTCATTAAAGTAGATCATACAGAAACAGATTTTCACCCGATCTATGCCGATGGTGTAAATGCGCTTTATTATAATGTGTTTGTTTGTGAGCATTGCGGCTTTTCATTTACCGAAGACTTTACACAATATTTTGCACCTGGCACACAAGAGGAAATTCACACGCAAATTACAGAAAAATGGATTCATCATGATTTTAAGGGAGAACGCACTGTATTCCAAGCGATACAAGCTTATAAATTGGCGTTTCTTTGCGGTACGATTAAAAAAGAGAAATTTGTCGCTATAGCTGGGCTTACATTACGTCTTGCGTGGTTATATCGTTCCCTTAAGAACGAAGGCCAGGAGCAACGCTTTATGACAATGGCTAGGGATTACTATATGGATTCCTATTCAACAGAAGATTACAGCTCAACGCAAATGTCAGATGTACGAATTATGTATATGATTGCCGAATTATCACGACGTATCGGTGATTTAGAAAATGCTACACGCTTCTTTTCAAAGGTCATTGAAAAGCAAAGTATTGGTGGAGAGGCAAAAATCATTGAAATGGCTAAAGAGCAATGGGCCATTATTCGAGAGGAAAAAGAACACGCTCACCAATAG
- a CDS encoding YuzD family protein — MGQTKPMIEIYGTAVICASCVNAPSSKDTYEWLQAAIDRKYPNQAYDIRYIDIEGPIENERDQDYATRIQDDEFFYPLVLINEEVVGEGYVQLKPVFTALENLGFTPDETV; from the coding sequence ATGGGACAAACGAAACCGATGATTGAAATTTACGGAACAGCGGTAATTTGCGCAAGCTGTGTCAACGCGCCATCTTCAAAGGATACATATGAGTGGCTACAAGCAGCCATAGATCGAAAATATCCAAACCAAGCATATGATATTCGCTATATCGATATAGAAGGACCAATTGAGAATGAACGCGATCAAGATTATGCTACACGTATTCAAGACGATGAATTTTTCTATCCACTTGTCCTTATAAATGAGGAAGTCGTGGGCGAAGGCTATGTGCAATTAAAGCCTGTATTTACTGCACTCGAAAACCTAGGCTTCACGCCAGACGAAACTGTATAA
- a CDS encoding NAD(P)/FAD-dependent oxidoreductase — protein MGKLVLLGGGYGNMRVMLRLLPNLPLDTEMVLVDRAPFHSLKTEFYALAAGTATDKEIRVSFPEHERLTAVYGEVVEINRVEKVVILEDGQRIEYDDLVIGLGCEDKYHGVPGAEEYTYSIQTMAKSRATFQALCGLPADSTVGIVGAGLSGIELASELRESRADLKIKLFDRGPRILKDFPEKLSKYVKAWFVKNDVEVIANSNITKVGPDKIYNHEDEILLDKVVWTAGVQPVKIVRDMGVEKDKQGRPLVTQYFNVLDDEHVYVVGDSASSELPPTAQLAEEQAEQIVKVLRMRWKGEQLPEKMPDIKLKGFMGALGKKQGFVYLADTTVTGRIARLMKSGLLWYYKRQND, from the coding sequence ATGGGAAAATTAGTACTTTTAGGTGGCGGCTACGGCAATATGCGTGTCATGCTTCGTTTATTACCAAACCTTCCATTAGACACAGAAATGGTGTTAGTAGATAGAGCCCCTTTCCATAGTTTAAAAACAGAATTTTACGCATTAGCAGCAGGAACTGCAACAGATAAAGAAATTCGTGTAAGCTTCCCAGAGCATGAACGTTTAACGGCTGTATATGGAGAGGTCGTTGAAATTAATCGTGTGGAAAAAGTAGTCATTTTAGAAGATGGGCAACGTATTGAATATGATGATTTAGTAATTGGTCTTGGCTGTGAAGATAAATATCATGGTGTACCAGGTGCAGAGGAGTACACATATAGCATTCAAACAATGGCAAAATCACGTGCAACGTTCCAAGCACTTTGTGGTTTACCAGCAGATTCTACGGTCGGGATTGTAGGCGCTGGCTTAAGTGGTATTGAGCTTGCAAGTGAGTTACGTGAAAGCCGCGCAGATTTAAAAATAAAATTATTTGACCGTGGTCCACGTATTTTGAAAGACTTCCCTGAGAAGTTGAGTAAATATGTGAAAGCTTGGTTTGTCAAAAACGATGTTGAGGTTATTGCCAATTCAAATATTACAAAAGTTGGACCAGATAAAATTTATAATCATGAAGATGAAATTTTACTTGATAAAGTCGTATGGACTGCTGGGGTACAACCAGTCAAAATTGTCCGTGACATGGGTGTTGAGAAAGACAAACAAGGTCGTCCGCTTGTAACACAATACTTTAATGTTCTTGATGATGAGCATGTGTATGTTGTAGGTGACAGTGCTTCTTCAGAATTACCTCCAACTGCGCAATTAGCAGAGGAACAAGCAGAGCAGATTGTTAAAGTACTTCGCATGCGTTGGAAAGGCGAACAATTACCTGAGAAAATGCCAGATATTAAATTAAAAGGTTTCATGGGAGCTCTTGGTAAAAAACAAGGCTTTGTATATTTAGCAGATACAACAGTAACAGGACGTATCGCTCGCTTAATGAAATCAGGATTATTATGGTATTACAAACGTCAAAATGATTAA